In Malus sylvestris chromosome 16, drMalSylv7.2, whole genome shotgun sequence, the following are encoded in one genomic region:
- the LOC126606978 gene encoding NADH dehydrogenase [ubiquinone] 1 alpha subcomplex subunit 13-A, which translates to MTEAVIRNKPGMASVKDMPVLQDGPPPGGFAPVRYARRIPNKGPSSVAIFLAAFGTFSWGMYQVGKGNKIRRALKEEKYAARRAILPVLQAEEDERYVKEWKKYLDYEAEVMKDVPNWKVGESVYNSGKWMPPATGELRPEVW; encoded by the exons ATGACAGAGGCAGTGATAAGAAATAAGCCGGGTATGGCGAGCGTGAAGGACATGCCGGTTCTCCAGGACGGTCCGCCGCCGGGTGGATTCGCTCCGGTCCGGTACGCTCGCCGGATCCCCAACAAGGGTCCCAGCTCAGTGGCCATATTCCTCGCCGCCTTCGGCACCTTCTCTTGGGGCATGTACCAAGTCGGAAAGGGCAACAAGATCCGCAG GGCGCTCAAGGAAGAAAAGTATGCTGCTCGCAGAGCAATACTGCCGGTGCTTCAAGCTGAAGAAGATGAAAG ATATGTCAAAGAGTGGAAAAAGTATCTCGACTATGAGGCTGAAGTCATGAAGGATGTGCCTAATTGGAAAGTTGGTGAGAGTGTCTACAACTCTGGAAAATGGATGCCCCCAGCAACGGGCGAGCTCCGCCCTGAAGTGTGGTGA